TGGCCGCCATGGGGCGGGAGCGTGGCTACGAGATGAGCCTCTACGATCCCCTCTACGCCGATGAGGCCAGTGTCCTGGCGGCCGACTACGACTTCATCACCGCCACCGAGGTAGTGGAGCACCTCCACGACCCGGGACGGACCCTGGAATGTCTCCTCCGGCGCCTGCGCCCGGGTGGTTGGCTGGGCCTCATGACCCAGCTGGTCATCAACGCCGAGCGCTTCGCCACCTGGCGCTACAAGGATGATCCCACCCACGTCGCCTTCTTCTCCCGACAGACGCTGGAGTGGTTGGCCCGCCGACACGGCCTGGGATTCGAGGCGGTGGCCCGGGATGCCTTCCTGTTCCGGCGTCCCGAATAGGCCCCGTGGAATAGCCCCATTGGGCGTGGATTGAAGGGGCTGTACACGGTGTTTACTCTTCTTTACCGGGAGATGACGCGCTTCGGGAGGTGCCATGGACTACGCCGAGTTCCAGCAGCTGCTGGCCGCGGATGAGCCGCCGGACCTGCCGCCCGCGCTCCGGGCCTTGTGGCAGCAGGGGCGGGGCGACTGGCACGGGGCCCACGCCACCGTGCAGGAGGCCGGCGGGGCGGATGCGGCGCGGGTCCACGCCCACCTCCATCGCGTCGAGGGGGATGCCGGCAATGCGGCCTACTGGTACCGCCGCGCCGGCCGAACGCCCGAGAAGGGGTCCCTGGAGGCCGAATGGGAGGCCCTGGCGCGGGAGTTACTGGAGCGGGATTTCCGGGCGGAGGGAGAGTCGACATGAGGGCGGTTCGCATCCATGAACCGGGAGGCCCGGAGCAGCTTCGCTACGAGGAGGTCCCCGACCCCCTCATCGAGCGCCCGGGCCAGGTGAAGGTCGCCATCCGGGCGGCCGGGGTCAATCCGGTGGATACCAAGGTCCGCCAGAAGGGGCCCATGTTCGCCGAGGGGTTGCCCTTCATTCCCGGCTGCGATGCCGCCGGGGAGATCGTCGAGGTGGGCGAGGGGGTGACCGAACGCGCCGTGGGGGATCGCATCTTCTTCTGCCATGGTGGCCTGGGGTCGGCGCCGGGTACCTACGCCGAATTCGCCGTGCTGGACGCCGCCCGCACCCGGCCACTGCCCGACTCGGTGGACTTCGAGACCGCCGCGGCCGCCCCCCTGGTGGCCATCACCGCCTGGGAATCCCTCTTCGACCGCGCCCGCCTGCAGGCCGGTCAGACCCTCCTGGTCCACGCCGGCGCCGGCGGGGTCGGCCATGTGGCTATCCAGCTCGCGCGCCTGCAGGGGGCGCGGGTCGCGACCACGGTGGGCAGTCGGAACCATCTCGGCTTTGTCGCCGGACTCGGGGCGGAGGAGATCATCGTCTATACCGAGCGCGACTTCGTCGATGCCACTCTGGCCTGGACGGAGGGACGGGGCGTCGAGGTCGCCCTGGATACCGTGGGCGGTGCCACCTGGCGGCGAACCGTGGAGGCGGTGGCCTACTACGGCGACCTGGTGACCCTGCTCGATCCGGGCGAGGTGGATCTCACCGAGGCGCGCACGCGCAATCTGCGCCTCTCCTTCGAGCTCATGCTGACGCCGCAACTACGGGGGCTGACCGAGGCGCTGGACCATCAGGGCGAGATCCTGGACCAGTGCGCCCGGTGGCTGGCCAGCGGAGAACTGCGGGTGGAACTCGCGGAGAGCCTCGCCCTGGAACAGGTGGTCGAGGCCCACCGGCGGCTGGAGTCCGGCGGCATGCAGGGCAAGCTGATCCTGCGTCCATGAGCCGCCCGCCGTCGGAGCCGGGGACCTACGCCTTCATCTTCCGCCTGGAGCCCGGGGCGTATACGGTAGGGGCCCTCGGTGCCGTGGAGCTTGCGGGTGGTCAGTACCTCTATGTCGGCAGCGCCTTCGGCCCGGGGGCTCTGTGCAGCCGGGTGGTGCGCCACTGGGAGGGGCCGGGGAAACGCCGCTGGCACCTGGACTATCTCCAGCCGCGGCAGCCCGTCGTCCTCTGGTACACCACGGACCGGCGCCGGCGCGAGGCCCTCTGGGCGCGGGTGGCCGCCGCGCTGCCCGGCGCCGAACCCGCTGTGACCGGCTTCGGCGCCTCCGACCGACCCGGCGCGACCCACCTCCTGCGGCTGGCATCCATCCCGTCGCTGGAGGATTTCCGGGGCCGAATCATGCGTCGAGCCCCCCGTCACGGGCCTCTTGCGGCCTGGGCGGGGGAAGACGATTCCCGAAAACCCGACGGAGAGCCCTGATCCCATGCGACTGCGTGTCCTCGACTTCGGCTTCCAGCCGGCCTATCGCTCCCAGGCGGTCTACCACGGCGTGGCCCATGCCATGGGACCGGATGACGACCCCGTGGTGACCCTGGTCAACCCCGAGGATCCCTACGTCTGCGTGGGCCTCCACCAGGATATCGGCCTGGAGGTGGATCAGGACTGGTGCCAGGAGCAGGGCCTGCCCATCATTCGCCGCCACGTCGGGGGCGGGGCGGTCTATCTGGATCGCGACCAGCTCTTCTTCCACTTCATCTATCCCTCCGGGAAGGCTCCGCGCTTCGTCGCGGACATCTACGTCCACTACATCGAGCCGGTATTGCGTACCTATCGCCGCTTCGGGATCCCGGCAACCTTCCGCCCCGTCAACGACATCCACGTGGACGGCCGCAAGATCGGCGGCACCGGGGCGGCCACCATCGGTGATGCCACGGTCATGGTGGGCAGCTTCATGTTCGACTTCGACGTGGAGTCCATGGCCCGGAGCCTGCGCGTGCCCTCGGAGAAGTTCCGGGACAAGCTGCGCTCCGGCATGGCCGACTACATCACCACCTTCCAGCGGGAACTGGGGGAACGGCCGGAGCGGGAAGCGGTGCGGGACACCTTCCTCGAGGAGGTGGCCGCCACCCTGGAGGTGACGCCGGAGCTGGATGAGCCGGGGGCGCAGGAGCAGGCGAGCATCACCGAGCAGGAGCACGAACTCCAGGACCCGGAGTGGACCTGGCAGCAGGGCCGCAAGTTCGTGGAGGAGGGCGTGAAGATCGCCGCCGGGACCCATCTCACCGAGGGGGCCCACAAGGCCGAGGGCGGGCTGATCCGGGCGCGCCTGCTGGAGAAGGACGACCATATCGCGGAACTCGGCCTCTCCGGGGATTTCACGGTCTTCCCGGAGGAGGGCATGGACGATCTGGCCAGGGCCCTGCACGACCAGCCCCTGGCAGAGGAGGCGTTAACGGCCGCGGTGGCGGAAGCAATGGATCGCCTGGGACTGGATATTCCCGGCGTGGGACCCGAGGATGTGGGAGCCGCCATACTCGCCGCGCTCCATCGCTGACGGAATGTCACAGCCCGGTTAAATCTCCCGGCCGGAGCGGATGCGCAACCGACCCCCAGGTTTGGCCCGCGAGAGGTCGGTGCTACTCTGGATGCATGCCGTTCCCCGCTCCCAGTGCCGTCGACCTCCTCGAAGAGGTGGCCTGCCCCCTGGTCCTCCTCGACCCGGCAGCGCGCATCCGTCACGTCTCCGAGGCTGCCGCCCGGCTCTTCCACGCCTCCGACCCCTCCCGGCTCGTCGGCGAGCTCATCGGGGACCTCCTCGAGTGTCCCCGGGGCGCCGGGACCGCCGAATGGCTGGAGGCGGGCGCCCGTCGATCCCTGCGCTGCACCGTGCGGGAGGCCTACGGGGGCTTTACCGCGACCCTGCGCGCGACCCCGCTGGGGCCCGATGAGGGCTGGCTGGTCAGCATCGGCGATGTCGCGGCGGCGGGCGGCGCCGCCGATCGCCTGCGTCTGGCCGATGCCGTCTTCGCCCATTCGGGGCAGGGGATCATGGTCACCGACGCGCGGGCCCGTATCGTGGATGTGAATCCGGCCTTCGAGGAGGTCACGGGGTACCGCCGGGACGAGGTTATCGACCACAATCCCAGTATCCTCAGCTCCGGCCGCCAGGGTCCGGCCTTCTACGCCGAGCTGTGGGGCCGACTCAAGCAACAGGGGCGCTGGGAGGGGGAGATCTGGAACCGGCGCAAGGACGGGACGGCCTATGCGGAGTGGCTGACCATCACGGCCGTCCCTGACGAGGCCGGCGAGGTGGTCAACTACGTCGGCGTCTTCTCCGATATCACCGCGGTGAAGCAGGACCAGGCCCGACTGGCGCGGATGGCCTACCACGACCCGCTCACCGGCCTGCCCAATCGCGCCCTCATCCTGGACCGCCTGGAGCACGCCCTGGCCGCTGCGCAGCGCGATGGTACCAACGTGGCGGTCATCTACCTGGACCTGGACGGTTTCAAGCCCATCAACGATGACCTCGGCCACGCCACCGGCGATGCCCTGCTGGAGATCCTGGCCCAGCGTTTCTCCATCTGTGTGCGCGGGGCCGATACGGTGGGCCGCATGGGTGGGGACGAGTTCGTCCTCATCCTGGAGGGGGTCCAGGGGCACCGGGGCGTGGAGCGCGTGGTGGCCTGCCTGCTGGAGTCGGCCAACGAGCCCGTGGAGGTGGAGGGTGTGGCCCTGCGGCTCTCGGCCAGCATCGGGATCCGCATGGTCCTGGACGGGTGGCAGGATCCCGAGGAGCTACTCGCCGAGGCGGATGCGGCGATGTACGAGGCCAAGGGCCGCGGCCGTAACCGGCGCCAGTTCTTCGCCCCGGGGATGAGGCGCAAGCCCTCCGCCCGTTCGGGGATGCAGGAAGGGGCGGAGCCCGGCGAATCCGGCGCCAGCTCGGCGTGACTCCCTGCGCGCTGTTACCCCCCGGCCTCCTGCGGGAGGATGCGCTGAAGTAGCTCCCGCCCGTCAATCGGCCGGGTGGCATCGATCCGGACCACGTCCTCGCCACCGTCTTCCGCCGGTGGTTCCCGTCGCTGGAGCTGGGCCTCCAGGACCGACGTATCCGCCTCCGAGGCGTCGCCCCCGGCCTCGGCCCGGGCGGTGATCCGCTCCCTCAGCACCGCCTCCGGTGCCTCCAGCTCAAGGACCGCGAAGGGCCAGCCGCGCCGCCGGGCCAGGGCGCGGAAGGGGGCGCGGCGGTCGGCGGTGAGGAAGGTGGCATCGACTACCACCGGCCAGCCGGCCTCCAGCAGCTCCTCCGCCCGGGCGAGGAGGTGTTCGTAGGTCCGCTCCGAGGCCGCCGCGGTATAGATCCCGGCATCCACCCCTGCTCCGGTCTCCGCGTCCGGCGGGAGTCCGTGGAGACGCTTGCGCTCCACGTCGGAGCGCAGGCGGATGGCATCGGTGGCGGCGACGAGGGCCCCGCTGGCGTGGCTCTTCCCGGAACCGGAGAGGCCGTGGGTAATGGCCAGCCAGGGCTGGCGGGGTCGGGTCAGGGTGTCCGCCAGCCCTAAGTATTCCTCCATCTCGGCCCGGGCCGCGTCCGCGGCCTCGCCCGTCTCCTGGTCGACCCGGATGGCGGCCACCTTGGCGCGGACCAGGGCGCGGTAGACCTGGTAGTAGTCGAAGACGGCCAGGCCGCTGAAATCGCCGGTATGCTCCAGGTAGCGGTTCAGGGCACGGCGACCGAGGTCCGGACGGCCGCGATCCCGGGTGTCCATGGCGAGGAAGGCGACCTCGTTCATGGTGTCGATCCAGTAGAAGGCCGGATTGAACTCGATGCAGTCGAAGGCGATGACCCGGCCCTCCACCCGGGCCATGTTCCCCAGATGGAGATCGCCATGGCACTCACGCACCGCGCCCTCGGCCCGGCGGCGGGCGAAGACGGGGGAGAGGCGGTGGTGGGCCTGCTCGGTCCAGGCGGTCACGGCCTTGAGGTGGGGGTGGCCCGGGTCGTCCGCATCCACCGTGCGGCGGAGAGTGGTCAGGTTGTCCCGCGCGGGCGCGGCGACGGCCTCGGGCGTTCCCCAGGTGGTGTCGTTGTCGGCCACCGCGGTCTCGGCGTGGTAGCGGGCCAGGCGCTCGGCGAAATCCTCGAGCTCGGCAGCCTCCAGGCGGCCGTCGGCCAGGGCGTGGTCCAGCCGCTCGGACTCGTCGAAGCGGCGCATGCGGACGCCGTATTCGAAGGCCTCCACGCCGTCCTCGTCGGGCCCCAGGACCGGGTCTTCCGGTTCGCCGCACAGGGTGATCACGGCCTCGTAGAGGTCCCCGGCCAGGGGCCGATTGCGGCGGAGCTCCTCGCGGCAGTAATACCGCCGCAGATGGAGGGCACTGAAGTCGACGAAGCCGAGGTTCACCGGCTTCTTGAACTTGTAGGCGTAGTCGCCGGCCAGAAGGACCCAGGAGATGTGGGTCTCGATGAGCTCCACCTCCTCCACCGGATGGGGGAAGCGGGCCGGTTCCTCCAGTGCCCGTAACCAGGCCGGGGTCTCGCTCATGGTGGGCTCCTGTGCGCATGGCTGCCTGACTGTACGTTGGGCCGGCTTGCCAGGCTTTGCAAGGGGCACGGCCGGGGGGTTAGAGTACTCAATCAATCTGTCAGCGGTGCGCCTGTGGGTGTCTATTCCGTGGATCGGCTGATGGGCGAGGCCCGTAGGCTGGCGGCCGAGTACCGCCGGGCCACGGGCAAGACCCTGCCCATCAGTAACGAGATCGCCATCTCCGATGCCGTCCGGCTGCTGGGCCTGGAGCCGGCGCCGGACGATGCGCCCGCCGGGACCGATGCCATTGGCACCGGCGCCTGGGAGGGCGAGGCCATCCAGATCAAGGCGCGTGCCCTCTTCGACGAAGGCAGGAGCAAGCCCCGTATCGGCCAGCTGGCGCTGGACAAGCCCTGGGACCGGGTCCTCCTGGTGCTCATGGATGCCAGCTACGAGACCGAGGAGATCCTCGCCGCCGACCGCGCCACCATCGAGGCGAGCCTGGCCGAGAAGCCCTCGGGCGAGAATCGCCGCCGTCGCGGCGCCATGTCCGTCGCCCGTTTCCGCATCCTCGCCGAACCGGTCTGGACCCGGGACGAGGGCCGGGTCCGGGACGAGGTCTGGGACAACCAGCGGGACGGCTGATGGACGACGCGGCAGTGGAGAGGGAGGACGCGCCGGGGCCCGTCGGCGCGCTGCTGGCGGCGGACGGCCCGCTGGCTGAACACATCCAGGGCTTCAATCCGCGCCCGGCGCAGCAGTCCCTGGCCGATGCCGTGGGCCGGACCCTGGCCGCGGGCGGCACCCTGGTCGCCGAGGCCGGCACCGGAACCGGCAAGACCTTCGCCTACCTGGCCCCCGCCCTGCGCCAGAGCGGGCGGGTCATCATCTCCACCGGCACCCGCCACCTGCAGGACCAGCTCTTCGGCCGCGACCTGCCCCTGGTGCGGCGCGCCCTGGGCGCGGCGGCCGATGTTGCGCTGCTCAAGGGGCGCAACAACTACCTCTGTCGCCACCGTCTGGCCCTGGCGCGCAACGTGGAGCGGGCGCCCCAGCCCCGGGCGCGGCTGGAAAAGGCCGCGCGCTGGGCCAATACCACCAAGAGCGGTGACCTGGCCGAGCTGGACGAGGTGGTAGAGGACGATCCGCTGATCCCGCGGATCACCTCCACCACCGATAACTGCCTGGGCCAGGAGTGCCCGGAGGTCAACGACTGCCACGTCCTCCACGCCCGGCGCCGGGCCCAGCAGGCCGATCTGGTGGTGGTGAACCACCACCTGCTGCTGGCCGACATGGCCCTGCGCGACGACGGCTTCGGCGAGATCCTCCCCACCGCGGATGCGGTGATCGTGGACGAGGCCCATCAGCTCCCGGACGTGGCCACGCGCTTCTTCAGTACCCGGGTGAGCAACCATCAGCTCCTGGAGCTGGCGCGGGACACTCGGGCCGCCGCGACCACCGAGGCCCCGGAGCGGGCGGAGCTGCCGGAAGCGGCCAGCGGCCTGGCCACCGCGGTGGAGGGGCTGGAGGCCGCCCTGGGCGAGCGGGACGCGCGCCGCCCCTGGGAGGAGGTCGCCGGCGACGCCGCCGTGACCAGTGCGCTGGAACAGCTGGAGGAGGCCCTGGGGGTGCTGGCCGACGAACTGACCCTGAACGCGCCCCGGGGCAAGGCGCTGGAGGCGGCCTCGCGCCGCGCCGACGACCTGCGCGAGGCGCTGGCCGCGGTCACGGCGGAGGATTCCCCCGGCGAGGTCCACTGGTACGAGCGCGGCGGCCGGACCCTGGCGCTCCACGCCACGCCGTTGGAGGTGGCCTCCAGTTTTCGTTACCACATGGCGCGCCACGGCGGCTCCTGGGTCTTTACCTCGGCGACCCTGGCCGTGGCCGGCCGCTTCGACTACTTCTGCGGCCGGCTGGGCCTGCGGGATGCCGAGACGGCGGTCTGGGAGAGCCCCTTCGACCACCGCCGCCAGTCCCTGCTCTACGTCCCCGAGGGCCTGCCCGACCCGCGCGCCGACGACTACCTGCCCCGGCTGCTGGAGAAGGTGGAACCGGTGCTCCAGGCCAGTGGCGGCCGCGCCTTCCTGCTCTTTACCAGCCACCGCGCCCTGGCCGATGCGGCGAAACGGCTGGAGGGGCGGCTTCCGTGGCCGCTCTTCGTCCAGGGCTCGGCCCCGCGCGGGCGTCTGCTGGAGCAGTTCCGCGAGGCCGGCAACGGCGTCCTGCTGGGGACCGGAAGCTTCTGGGAGGGCGTGGATGTGCGCGGCGAGGCGCTCTCCTGCGTGGTCATCGACAAGCTCCCCTTCGGCGCACCGGGGGATCCCGTAACCGATGCCCGGATCCAGGCGCTGCGCAACAACGGCGGCAATCCCTTCATGGACTTCCAGATCCCGGAGGCGGCCATCGCCCTCAAGCAGGGCGTGGGGCGACTCATTCGCGATGCCTCCGATTACGGCGTGCTGGTCATCGGCGATCCCCGCCTGGTGGAGAAGCCCTACGGCGGGCTCTTCCTCAACAGCCTGCCGGAGATGACGCGGACCCGGCAGGTGGAGCGGGTGGAGCGCTTCTTCCGCTGGCATCGGGGGGAGGGCGAATGACAACCCGGGTCCTGGCCCTGGAGGCGGCTACCGATGCCTGCTCCGTCGCCCTGTGGGCGGATGGGGTCGTGGCAGCGCGCCGGGAGATCGCCCCGCGTCGCCACGCCGAACTCCTCCTGCCCTGGGCCGAGGAGGTACTGGCCGAGGCCGGCTGGTCGCGGTCCTCGCTGGATGTCATCGCCTTCGGCCGCGGCCCCGGCGCCTTCACCGGCCTGCGCATCGCGGCCGGGGTGACCCAGGGCCTGGCCCTGGGCCTGGGCCGGCCGGTGGCGCCGGTCTCCACCCTGGCCGCCCTGGCGCTGGATGCCGGCGAGGCGGCCGGCTCGGCCGAGAGTCCCGTGCTGGTGGCCACGGCCCTGGATGCCCGGATGGGGGAGGTCTACTGGGCGCCGTGGCGGGTGGCCAGGGAGGCAGTCGCGCCACTGGCGGAGGAAGCAGTGAGCGCGCCGGAGGTGATCGGTGCGCCCGGTGAAGAGGGCCCCTGGATCGCCGCAGGCTCCGGATGGGGCGCGCATGGCGAGGCGCTGGCGGCCGTTCTCGGGGAGCCCGCGGCTATCGAGGCCGAGCGCCGTCCCGATGCCGCGGCGGTGGCCCGTCTGGCGAGCCGGGCGACCGAAGGGGCGGGGCTGGTCCCGGCCGCCGAGGCGGTGCCGGTCTATCTCCGGCCCTGGCGCCCCGGTACCTGATGCCGGCTCTCTGACCGGTCTTCCAGAACTCTTCCCGCAGTGCCTGGTTACCAGCTCGGCGGCCGGTAGGTCAGCCGCAGCTGGTAGAAGTTGATCCCGGGATTCGGGGTCCTGATGCGGGCGTTGGAGAGGTGCTGGATCATGAGGGCGGCATCCAGCCGATCCCCCGGCCCGAAGCGGATCCCCGCCCCGCCGTGGCTGCCGAAGTGGAATTCCGTGGAGAGCTCCCGGCCGGAGACCCGGGAGCGGGTGAGCAGCCGGATCCCGGTGCCGACCTCCAGATAGAATCCGGTCGCCTCCGACGGGTGCGCGCGCAGGGCCGCTACCAGCCCGAATTCATCCAGCGACGTCGCCGCCGTATCGCCGGCTCCATCCCACTCCCATTCGCCGACCTCCAGCACGTAGCCGGTCTCCAGCCCCCAGCCCCGCCAGCGATCCGGGATCAGGGGGACCGGCAGCGGCCCCGAGAGGCCGATTCGCCGGGCCTGCACGTCGGCGACGTTGGTGGCATCTCCAAAGTTGTCGGCCTTCCCCACGGACAGGGTGATACCGCCGGGGGCCAGATCGGCCCGGGCGGGCATCACCAGAAGCAGTGCCAGCAGGGCGAACCAGCGGGGCAGGGGCAGGTTCAGGGCGGGCATGATCGTCATCCAGCTCCTTTACTGACTGTACGGTTAGTCAGTTTAAGGGCTGAATGACCGATGGCAACCCCGGCTGTACCGGGGTTGCTACCGCCTCGGGAGAAAGGTCAGGTTCCGGGAACGTCCACGGTGTAGGGCAGTTCCAGCAGGTCCAGGCGCTGCCCTTCCACCTCCAGGGCCAGTGCCTCGTCGACCACCGCGATCTCCAGAACGGCCAGCAGCTCGCTGCCGCCATCGGGCAGGGGGGCGGACTGGACCACCCGACCTATCGCCTGCTCGCGATCCGGGGTATGGACCTCGGCGCCCGCCTCGGGGGCGGCATCCCCCTCGGTGCGGGCCCGATACATCCGCCGTTTGAGCTTGCCCAGGTACTGCATGCGGGCGACCACCTCCTGGCCGGGGTAGCAGCCCTTGCGGAAGCTCACCCCATTGATGGCGTGGAAATTCACCATCTGGGGGACGAAGGCCTCGGTAGTGGCGTCGGTGATGGTGGGGATCCCGGCCCGGACCTCGGTGAGCCACCAGGCGGCGGCACTGCCGGCAGCGGCCCCCTGGGCCAGTGCCTGCCAGGCCGCCGGGGCGCCCTCCGCCGACACCAGGGCCAGGAAGCGTTCGCCGGGGCCGGGGAGGCGAATGGCCGTCCCGGCGTCCCCGCGAACCAGGCCGTGCGCCTCGCCCGGCGCCTCGCCGAAGACGCCGGCCACCCGGCCACTGGCGCCGGGCCCGGCCGTGGCGATGAGGGCGGAATCATCGCTGATATCGGTGAGGGTGACGTCACTGCGTAACACGAACATCCGCAGCCGCTTGAGAACCGGCTCCATGCGCTCCCGGGGCAGGACCAGATAGAAGCCCCCCTCGCGCGGGATGACGCGGAAGGTCACCAGGATGCGGCCCTTGGGATTGAGCCAGGCGGCCAGGCGGCTGCCGTCCGCCGGCAGGTGCTGGACGTCGTTGGTGAGCTGGTTCTGGAGGAATTCGGCCGCCTCGCTGCCGCCCACCTCGATCACGCCGTACTCGGTGAGGGGGACGGTGAGGTCGTCCTCGGTCGCCGCCGGCTCCAGGCCGTCGGCCCCGTTGAAACCGGTGACCCTCTCCGCCTCGAAGGCGGCACCCTGTTCGCTCAGAAAGCTCTGCCAGTCGCCATTCATGGTCGCTCGTCCATCGGCCGGGGTCGCCGGGTCGGGGCCGCAATGGCCCTCTGCCCAGCGACGGGGAAACAGTGCTAGTATCGAGGCCTAAAATAGCATGTCCACCGCCGTTTACTCGACCGGGAGAGTCAGGAATGGCCCGAGACCCGCGGCCGCGCAATCTCGACCTGAGCACCGTCCATTTTCCGGTCCCGGCGGTGCTCTCCATCCTCCACCGCGGTAGTGGTCTGTTGCTGGTGCTGGCCATCCCGTGGCTGGCGTGGCTGCTGGAGCGCTCGGTGAGCGGCCCGGCCGGCTTCCGGGCCGTGGTCGACCACCTGGACAGCGCCCCGGCGCGGGTGGTGCTGGTCCTGCTGGCCTGGGCCCTGGCCCACCACCTCTTCGCCGGGATCCGTTATCTCCTCATCGATGTCGATATCGGGGTCGACCGTCCCCGGGCCCGCGCCAGCGCCTGGCTGGTGAATGCGGCCGGGGTCGCGGTGGGGCTGCTGGCCGTGGCGAGGTGGTGGCTGTGAAGGCCGATCACGCGGGCCTGCGCGCCTGGATGCTCCAGCGCCTCTCGGCGGTCTACCTCATCGGCTTCGTGGCGCTGTTCGGCGGGCGGCTGCTCTGGGCGCCGCCAGCGGATCACGCCGAGTGGGCGGGCTGGCTGGCGCGTCCGGGGGTGGCCACCGCCATCACCCTGGCCTGGCTGGCCCTGGCGGTACACGCCTGGATCGGCGTGCGCGACATCACCATGGACTACCTCCATTTCACGGCCGCCCGATTCATTCTGCTGGTGGCGGTGGCATTCGGCCTGCTCTGGCTGGGCGTGCACCTGGCGGCCATCCTCGCCTCCATCCCCGCGGGAGGGACCCCATGAGCATCACCCGACGCCGCTTCGACACCCTGGTCATCGGCGCCGGCGGGGGCGGCCTGCGCGCCGCGCTGCAGCTGGCCGAGGCCGATGCCAACGTCGCCGTGGTCTCCAAGGTCTTCCCCACCCGCTCCCACACCGTGGCGGCCCAGGGCGGGGTGAATGCGGCCCTGGCCAACGTCCTCCCGGACAACTGGCACTGGCACATGTACGACACCGTCAAGGGTAGCGACTTCCTGGGCGACCAGGACGCCATCGAGTACATGTGCCGCGCCGCCTCCCACCTGGTGGTGGAGCTGGAGCATGCCGGCGTCCCCTTCTCGCGGCTGGACGACGGCCGGATCTACCAGCGCGCCTTCGGCGGCCAGAGCCAGGACTTCGGCGGGGCGCAGGCGGCGCGGACCTGCGCGGCAGCGGATCGCACCGGCCACGCCATCCTCCACACCCTCTACCAGCAGAACCTCCGGGCCAAGACCCACTTCTTCGACGAATACTTCGCCGTGGACCTCCTGCGGGATGCCGAGGGGGTCATCGTCGGCGCCCTGGCCCTGGAGATCGAGACCGGCGAGCCGGTGGTCATCGAGGCCAAGACCACCCTGCTGGCCACCGGTGGGGCGGGCCAGATCTTCCGCACCAACACCAACGCCCACATCAACACCGGTGACGGCCTGGCCATGGCCCTGCGCGCCGGGATCCCGCTGGAGGACATGGAGTTCTTCCA
This region of Thiohalospira halophila DSM 15071 genomic DNA includes:
- a CDS encoding class I SAM-dependent methyltransferase, with protein sequence MNCPLCGGVHLSLFGRDRRRSYWRCRACELVSVPPDQRPDPAEERAEYDRHENHPDDPGYRRFLGRLFEPLAERCPPPARGLDFGCGPGPALAAMGRERGYEMSLYDPLYADEASVLAADYDFITATEVVEHLHDPGRTLECLLRRLRPGGWLGLMTQLVINAERFATWRYKDDPTHVAFFSRQTLEWLARRHGLGFEAVARDAFLFRRPE
- a CDS encoding zinc-dependent alcohol dehydrogenase family protein: MRAVRIHEPGGPEQLRYEEVPDPLIERPGQVKVAIRAAGVNPVDTKVRQKGPMFAEGLPFIPGCDAAGEIVEVGEGVTERAVGDRIFFCHGGLGSAPGTYAEFAVLDAARTRPLPDSVDFETAAAAPLVAITAWESLFDRARLQAGQTLLVHAGAGGVGHVAIQLARLQGARVATTVGSRNHLGFVAGLGAEEIIVYTERDFVDATLAWTEGRGVEVALDTVGGATWRRTVEAVAYYGDLVTLLDPGEVDLTEARTRNLRLSFELMLTPQLRGLTEALDHQGEILDQCARWLASGELRVELAESLALEQVVEAHRRLESGGMQGKLILRP
- a CDS encoding GIY-YIG nuclease family protein yields the protein MSRPPSEPGTYAFIFRLEPGAYTVGALGAVELAGGQYLYVGSAFGPGALCSRVVRHWEGPGKRRWHLDYLQPRQPVVLWYTTDRRRREALWARVAAALPGAEPAVTGFGASDRPGATHLLRLASIPSLEDFRGRIMRRAPRHGPLAAWAGEDDSRKPDGEP
- a CDS encoding lipoyl protein ligase domain-containing protein; this translates as MRLRVLDFGFQPAYRSQAVYHGVAHAMGPDDDPVVTLVNPEDPYVCVGLHQDIGLEVDQDWCQEQGLPIIRRHVGGGAVYLDRDQLFFHFIYPSGKAPRFVADIYVHYIEPVLRTYRRFGIPATFRPVNDIHVDGRKIGGTGAATIGDATVMVGSFMFDFDVESMARSLRVPSEKFRDKLRSGMADYITTFQRELGERPEREAVRDTFLEEVAATLEVTPELDEPGAQEQASITEQEHELQDPEWTWQQGRKFVEEGVKIAAGTHLTEGAHKAEGGLIRARLLEKDDHIAELGLSGDFTVFPEEGMDDLARALHDQPLAEEALTAAVAEAMDRLGLDIPGVGPEDVGAAILAALHR
- a CDS encoding diguanylate cyclase domain-containing protein gives rise to the protein MPFPAPSAVDLLEEVACPLVLLDPAARIRHVSEAAARLFHASDPSRLVGELIGDLLECPRGAGTAEWLEAGARRSLRCTVREAYGGFTATLRATPLGPDEGWLVSIGDVAAAGGAADRLRLADAVFAHSGQGIMVTDARARIVDVNPAFEEVTGYRRDEVIDHNPSILSSGRQGPAFYAELWGRLKQQGRWEGEIWNRRKDGTAYAEWLTITAVPDEAGEVVNYVGVFSDITAVKQDQARLARMAYHDPLTGLPNRALILDRLEHALAAAQRDGTNVAVIYLDLDGFKPINDDLGHATGDALLEILAQRFSICVRGADTVGRMGGDEFVLILEGVQGHRGVERVVACLLESANEPVEVEGVALRLSASIGIRMVLDGWQDPEELLAEADAAMYEAKGRGRNRRQFFAPGMRRKPSARSGMQEGAEPGESGASSA
- a CDS encoding bifunctional aminoglycoside phosphotransferase/ATP-binding protein; the encoded protein is MSETPAWLRALEEPARFPHPVEEVELIETHISWVLLAGDYAYKFKKPVNLGFVDFSALHLRRYYCREELRRNRPLAGDLYEAVITLCGEPEDPVLGPDEDGVEAFEYGVRMRRFDESERLDHALADGRLEAAELEDFAERLARYHAETAVADNDTTWGTPEAVAAPARDNLTTLRRTVDADDPGHPHLKAVTAWTEQAHHRLSPVFARRRAEGAVRECHGDLHLGNMARVEGRVIAFDCIEFNPAFYWIDTMNEVAFLAMDTRDRGRPDLGRRALNRYLEHTGDFSGLAVFDYYQVYRALVRAKVAAIRVDQETGEAADAARAEMEEYLGLADTLTRPRQPWLAITHGLSGSGKSHASGALVAATDAIRLRSDVERKRLHGLPPDAETGAGVDAGIYTAAASERTYEHLLARAEELLEAGWPVVVDATFLTADRRAPFRALARRRGWPFAVLELEAPEAVLRERITARAEAGGDASEADTSVLEAQLQRREPPAEDGGEDVVRIDATRPIDGRELLQRILPQEAGG
- a CDS encoding ATP-dependent DNA helicase; protein product: MDDAAVEREDAPGPVGALLAADGPLAEHIQGFNPRPAQQSLADAVGRTLAAGGTLVAEAGTGTGKTFAYLAPALRQSGRVIISTGTRHLQDQLFGRDLPLVRRALGAAADVALLKGRNNYLCRHRLALARNVERAPQPRARLEKAARWANTTKSGDLAELDEVVEDDPLIPRITSTTDNCLGQECPEVNDCHVLHARRRAQQADLVVVNHHLLLADMALRDDGFGEILPTADAVIVDEAHQLPDVATRFFSTRVSNHQLLELARDTRAAATTEAPERAELPEAASGLATAVEGLEAALGERDARRPWEEVAGDAAVTSALEQLEEALGVLADELTLNAPRGKALEAASRRADDLREALAAVTAEDSPGEVHWYERGGRTLALHATPLEVASSFRYHMARHGGSWVFTSATLAVAGRFDYFCGRLGLRDAETAVWESPFDHRRQSLLYVPEGLPDPRADDYLPRLLEKVEPVLQASGGRAFLLFTSHRALADAAKRLEGRLPWPLFVQGSAPRGRLLEQFREAGNGVLLGTGSFWEGVDVRGEALSCVVIDKLPFGAPGDPVTDARIQALRNNGGNPFMDFQIPEAAIALKQGVGRLIRDASDYGVLVIGDPRLVEKPYGGLFLNSLPEMTRTRQVERVERFFRWHRGEGE